ACAGGCAGGGAAGAAGGAGAAAACCATGCGGCGGAACCAGGTATTCTGTATGCACCGGACTGTATGTACATAGATGGTAAATATTATCTGTTTTATTGTCAGTCAAAGGGGGAGGAAGGAATTGCTGTCAGTGATTATCCGCAAGGACCATTTTGCGGGGCAAAACCAATTAAATATGCAGACCGAACACAGATAGACCCGGCAGTATTTGTAGATGACGATGGAACAGTATATTATTATTGGGGTCAGGTATCGGCAAAAGCAGGGATTCTGGATATTGAAAAGAGAGCGATAAAAAAAGAAACAATTATTGATGGAATTCTTACAGAAAAAGAGCATGGTTTCCATGAAGGAATTTCTATGAGGAAGAGAAACGGAATATATTATCTGGTATACACAGATATTTCCAGAGGAAGAGCAACGAGTATCGGATATGCCACCAGCCTTTCACCGCTTGGTCCTTTCAAAAAACAGGGAATTATTATTGATAATACGGGATGTGACCCTGGAAGCTGGAATAATCATGGTTCTATCGCAGAATTCCGCGGACAGTGGTATGTGTTTTATCATCGCTCTACACATAATAGTGAATTTAGCAGACGCGTGTGCGTGGAGCCGATTTATTTTGATGAAAATGGGCTGATAAGAGAGGTGGAAATGACAACGCAGGGAATTCATGGTCCGATTAAAGCGTCTGTCTGCATGGATGCAGCGAATGCGTGTCTGCTGCATGGAGGAATTTATATTGATTCAGATGGCAAAGAGGAGACCTTTTATGAATATCTGGGGCATATAAAGTCCGGTGACTGGGCGGCATATAAATACCTGCAGTTTGATGGACGGGAAACGGCGTTGGTTATACGATGCCGGAAGGGAAAAAACTGTAAGGTTTTTGTGAGATTAGATAATCCGGAAGGACAGTTGATAGCGCAGGGGAATCTCCGAACAGGAAAAAATTGTATGAAGCTGATAAAACAAGTATCTGGTCGACATGCATTGTATTTGTGTTTTGACGGTACAGAAGAAGATTTACAGATTGTAGATTTACAGTTTGCAGTAGGTTAAGCAAATACAGAAATAGTAATATATTTTGTTGCCGGACGAATTCCTGCATGGGAAAGCGTCCGGTTTTTTGTTTTTTTTGGAAAGGTCTTTGCCGGTCTGTACAAAAAAGCGGGATTGTGTTAAAATAGAGCACATTGAAAGCTTGCGGACAGGGAGGAAATATGAGCATAGTTTTAGAAACAGAAAGACTGATACTGCGCCGGTGGGAGGAGAGCGATGTGGAAAGTCTGTATGAATACGCAAAAGACCCGGATGTCGGTCCGATTGCGGGCTGGCCGCCTCATCAGAGCATTGAGGAAAGCAGGGAGGTTATCAGAAATGTCTTCTCCGGAGAGGAAGCATACGCCATCTGCCTGAAAACAGACAGGAGGGCAATCGGAGCGATAGAGCTGATGCTAAATGGTCATACGGATATTACTGAAAAAGAGGATGAATGTGAGCTGGGCTACTGGATCGGCAAGCCGTTCTGGGGACAGGGGCTGGTGCCGGAAGCGGCGAAAGAGCTGCTTCGCCGCGCATTTGAGGACCTTGGCATGAAAAAGGTCTGGTGTGGCTATTACGAAGGAAACAGTAAATCCCGCCGTGTCCAGGAA
This is a stretch of genomic DNA from Marvinbryantia formatexigens DSM 14469. It encodes these proteins:
- a CDS encoding family 43 glycosylhydrolase, with protein sequence MNPILPKKYYIPDVEARQWNNGRMYLYGSNDWPGERYYCSDIYRVFSSDDLCVWRNEGISFTGREEGENHAAEPGILYAPDCMYIDGKYYLFYCQSKGEEGIAVSDYPQGPFCGAKPIKYADRTQIDPAVFVDDDGTVYYYWGQVSAKAGILDIEKRAIKKETIIDGILTEKEHGFHEGISMRKRNGIYYLVYTDISRGRATSIGYATSLSPLGPFKKQGIIIDNTGCDPGSWNNHGSIAEFRGQWYVFYHRSTHNSEFSRRVCVEPIYFDENGLIREVEMTTQGIHGPIKASVCMDAANACLLHGGIYIDSDGKEETFYEYLGHIKSGDWAAYKYLQFDGRETALVIRCRKGKNCKVFVRLDNPEGQLIAQGNLRTGKNCMKLIKQVSGRHALYLCFDGTEEDLQIVDLQFAVG
- a CDS encoding GNAT family N-acetyltransferase, with the protein product MSIVLETERLILRRWEESDVESLYEYAKDPDVGPIAGWPPHQSIEESREVIRNVFSGEEAYAICLKTDRRAIGAIELMLNGHTDITEKEDECELGYWIGKPFWGQGLVPEAAKELLRRAFEDLGMKKVWCGYYEGNSKSRRVQEKCGFRYQRTEKNVDVPLLHEKRTDYINLLTKEEWERGRKQ